In the Leptospira sp. WS4.C2 genome, one interval contains:
- a CDS encoding Rieske (2Fe-2S) protein, with protein sequence MAFKKLISVSEVGEGRLVVVKTRHFNVVVTQVEGKYYAFEDSCTHDGEEISCGKLEGCVITCPRHFAKFDVRSGEVLALPATEPLVIFPVRVVGDDLEVDLEAV encoded by the coding sequence GTGGCCTTTAAAAAGTTGATCTCTGTTTCAGAAGTGGGCGAAGGCCGTTTGGTTGTTGTTAAAACCCGCCATTTCAATGTGGTCGTGACACAAGTAGAAGGAAAGTATTACGCCTTTGAAGATTCTTGTACGCATGACGGGGAAGAAATCTCTTGTGGAAAATTGGAAGGTTGTGTCATCACTTGCCCGAGACATTTTGCAAAATTTGATGTTCGCAGTGGAGAGGTTTTGGCTCTTCCGGCAACAGAACCTCTCGTGATCTTTCCTGTTCGTGTGGTGGGTGATGATTTGGAAGTGGATTTGGAGGCGGTATGA
- the gshAB gene encoding bifunctional glutamate--cysteine ligase GshA/glutathione synthetase GshB yields the protein MLDTKPLPLGYEDLEISTQIIIRDALARGIQIEMVDRKENFLRLKQGNHIEFVKEASKTRLDSLMTYLVMENKIASKLVLGENGIRVPVGRNYSSLEDALEDYQFFLDKKKVIKPVTTNFGLGIGISNPGDSLEKFTNFVQIALGLSSSIIIEEFIEGPEYRFLVLGDAVIAVCNRVPANVVGDGKSSIRQLIAKKNEDPRRGEGHKTALEKIQMSEVELNILKDQGLDFISIPEPGKQIYLRKNSNISTGGDSLDVTDLVHPEFKSIAISAAKAAGATICGIDIISSKIESKPDPKTYAILEINFNPVLYIHEFPYSGKPRFVGDKILDLLGFD from the coding sequence GTGTTGGATACAAAACCTTTACCTTTAGGTTATGAAGATTTAGAAATCTCTACGCAAATCATCATTCGGGATGCGCTGGCTCGGGGCATACAGATCGAAATGGTGGATAGAAAGGAAAACTTCCTTCGTCTAAAACAAGGCAATCATATCGAATTTGTCAAAGAGGCAAGTAAAACCCGTCTAGATAGTCTTATGACTTATTTGGTGATGGAGAATAAAATTGCCTCCAAGCTGGTGTTAGGTGAGAATGGAATTCGTGTTCCCGTGGGTAGAAATTATTCTTCTTTAGAAGACGCTCTAGAAGATTATCAATTTTTTTTAGATAAAAAAAAGGTAATCAAACCAGTCACCACAAACTTTGGACTTGGTATTGGAATTTCTAATCCAGGGGACTCCCTTGAGAAGTTTACAAACTTTGTTCAAATAGCCTTGGGACTTTCTAGTTCCATCATCATTGAAGAATTTATCGAAGGGCCAGAGTATCGGTTTTTGGTATTAGGTGACGCGGTGATTGCTGTTTGTAATCGGGTGCCTGCCAATGTGGTGGGTGATGGCAAAAGTTCCATCAGGCAGTTGATTGCAAAAAAAAACGAAGACCCGAGGCGCGGAGAAGGTCATAAAACAGCTCTGGAAAAAATCCAGATGTCTGAGGTGGAGCTAAACATTCTCAAAGACCAGGGTTTGGATTTTATTTCGATCCCAGAGCCTGGAAAACAAATTTACCTTCGAAAGAACTCCAATATCTCTACTGGTGGGGATTCACTCGATGTAACCGATTTAGTGCATCCAGAATTCAAATCGATAGCCATTTCTGCGGCAAAGGCTGCGGGTGCTACGATTTGTGGGATTGATATCATCTCGTCTAAGATCGAGTCGAAACCAGATCCAAAAACGTATGCCATTTTAGAAATCAACTTCAATCCAGTATTGTACATCCATGAATTTCCTTATTCCGGCAAACCACGTTTTGTTGGTGATAAAATTTTGGATTTACTTGGATTTGATTGA
- a CDS encoding metal-sulfur cluster assembly factor — MIRDPETEKEWEVFHSVRMVEDPEIGISLIELGLIYDIKVEGEKADITMTYTSLACPAGPQMKQDIENHALRVDGISEVVVHVVWNPKWEPRAMASEEAKMQMGIFD, encoded by the coding sequence ATGATACGTGATCCTGAAACAGAGAAAGAATGGGAAGTGTTCCATAGTGTTCGTATGGTGGAAGATCCAGAGATCGGAATTTCCCTCATTGAGTTGGGTTTGATTTATGATATCAAAGTGGAAGGAGAGAAAGCGGACATCACCATGACCTATACTTCTCTTGCTTGTCCGGCAGGCCCACAAATGAAACAAGACATTGAAAACCATGCTCTTCGTGTGGATGGGATCAGTGAAGTTGTGGTCCATGTAGTTTGGAATCCGAAATGGGAACCTAGGGCCATGGCCAGTGAAGAAGCCAAAATGCAAATGGGGATCTTCGATTGA
- the gshA gene encoding glutamate--cysteine ligase codes for MKSKLLTSTKKNSTNRLLSEEYRACLLSAKHGLERESVRVDGKSQISAKPHPRALGSSLTHPLIKTDFAEAQIEYATNIHKSIPDALKELTELHAFTAHNLDSEYLWPFSMPPILPSENKIEVGNYGTSTEGRKKTIYRNGLGYRYGKKMQTISGVHYNISFDTCLLSVVSEKRFKKPLTHETKSQIYFDTIRNFYRISPALLYLFGSSSLTDITFTEETKHIKKLDSKTLKAPYATTLRLSSIGYTSKVQGKYPISVNSLEEYANGMCNVVSKSYTAYKQFNGKATNQLNDHILQLENEYYSLVRPKQVPKGEERVVDALVERGVEYLEIRLLDLDPFSPIGVEENRLYFLHMVLLYCMLNESPRSDLVEMADWRKNQEVTTWFGRKEDTKIQFLGEEMPLRELVYQLFVEIQPIADLLDENDASGPFSKAWEVQWEKWDDPSHLGSEMSELDLEIHKSSYREFGLTLAKTHKEELKQYPLPPNKIKYFEDLSVQSIYEQQKIETLEGSHLKKNQKPIQIKPLKLCSGV; via the coding sequence ATGAAATCAAAGTTATTAACATCAACAAAAAAGAATTCCACAAATAGATTATTATCAGAAGAATATAGGGCCTGTTTACTAAGCGCCAAACATGGGTTAGAAAGAGAAAGTGTAAGAGTTGATGGAAAGTCTCAAATTTCTGCAAAACCCCATCCGAGAGCCTTGGGATCAAGTCTCACTCATCCATTGATTAAAACGGACTTTGCCGAAGCTCAAATTGAATATGCTACCAATATCCATAAATCCATCCCGGATGCTTTAAAAGAACTCACCGAGTTACATGCATTCACTGCACACAACTTAGATTCGGAATATTTATGGCCTTTCAGTATGCCACCGATTTTACCTTCTGAGAATAAAATTGAAGTCGGAAATTACGGAACCTCCACAGAGGGAAGAAAAAAGACCATCTATCGTAATGGCCTTGGGTATCGTTATGGAAAGAAGATGCAAACCATCTCAGGTGTTCATTATAACATTTCCTTTGATACATGTCTTCTGTCCGTCGTCTCGGAGAAAAGATTCAAAAAACCATTAACTCACGAAACGAAATCTCAAATTTATTTTGACACCATTCGAAATTTCTATAGAATTTCTCCTGCTCTTTTGTATTTATTTGGATCTTCTAGTTTAACAGACATTACTTTTACAGAAGAAACTAAACATATCAAAAAACTTGATTCCAAAACTCTGAAAGCACCTTATGCGACAACACTTCGTTTGTCGAGTATAGGTTATACGAGTAAAGTGCAAGGCAAATATCCAATTTCTGTCAATTCCTTGGAAGAATATGCTAATGGAATGTGTAACGTGGTCTCTAAGTCTTATACAGCTTACAAACAGTTTAATGGGAAAGCCACAAACCAGTTGAATGATCATATCTTACAATTGGAGAACGAATACTATTCACTTGTTCGCCCCAAACAAGTTCCGAAAGGCGAGGAAAGGGTGGTGGATGCTCTTGTGGAAAGAGGTGTGGAGTATTTAGAAATTCGACTTTTGGATTTGGATCCTTTTTCTCCCATTGGTGTGGAAGAAAACCGTCTCTATTTTTTACATATGGTTCTACTCTATTGTATGTTGAACGAGTCACCTAGGTCTGATTTGGTGGAGATGGCCGATTGGAGAAAAAACCAAGAGGTCACTACTTGGTTTGGAAGAAAGGAAGATACAAAAATTCAATTTTTAGGGGAAGAGATGCCTCTTCGCGAGTTGGTCTATCAACTTTTTGTAGAAATCCAACCCATAGCGGATCTTTTAGATGAAAATGATGCGAGTGGCCCTTTTAGTAAAGCTTGGGAGGTCCAGTGGGAAAAATGGGATGATCCAAGCCATTTAGGATCCGAAATGTCTGAGTTGGATTTAGAAATTCATAAATCGAGTTATCGAGAGTTCGGTCTTACTCTTGCCAAAACCCATAAGGAAGAATTAAAGCAATATCCACTTCCTCCAAACAAAATCAAATACTTCGAAGACCTAAGTGTCCAATCGATATACGAACAACAAAAAATCGAAACCTTGGAAGGAAGTCATTTAAAGAAAAATCAAAAACCCATCCAAATCAAACCCTTAAAACTTTGTAGTGGGGTTTGA
- a CDS encoding glutathione S-transferase N-terminal domain-containing protein, with protein MIRLYQYDTCPYCQRVIRTMESLGLVLGKDVEFVEASYGTPGRAEVVRLGGQSQVPFLVDGTVQMYESADIIAYLRSKYS; from the coding sequence ATGATTCGCCTCTACCAATATGACACCTGCCCCTACTGCCAACGGGTGATTCGCACGATGGAATCCCTTGGCCTTGTTTTGGGTAAGGACGTTGAATTTGTAGAGGCTTCTTACGGGACTCCTGGTCGAGCAGAAGTGGTGAGACTCGGAGGTCAATCCCAAGTTCCCTTTCTTGTAGATGGAACTGTGCAGATGTATGAATCTGCCGACATCATAGCTTATCTTAGATCCAAATATAGTTAA
- the grxD gene encoding Grx4 family monothiol glutaredoxin — MEQELKDKIESLIKSENVFLFMKGTPEMPQCGFSAGVVTTLKQLGIPFGSFNVLSDMKIREGIKEFTNWPTIPQLYIKGEFVGGHDITIQMAQSGELTKKAG, encoded by the coding sequence ATGGAACAAGAGTTAAAGGACAAAATTGAATCCTTAATCAAATCAGAAAACGTATTTCTATTTATGAAAGGTACACCGGAGATGCCGCAGTGCGGGTTCTCTGCAGGTGTTGTGACCACACTCAAACAACTAGGAATTCCTTTCGGTTCGTTTAATGTTCTCTCAGATATGAAAATCAGAGAAGGAATCAAAGAATTTACTAACTGGCCCACCATTCCTCAACTTTATATTAAAGGTGAATTTGTGGGTGGCCATGACATCACGATCCAAATGGCCCAGTCCGGTGAGCTAACCAAAAAAGCAGGTTAA
- a CDS encoding BolA/IbaG family iron-sulfur metabolism protein, producing MTIPEIQKKIEDGLPGCRVEILDPYRDGVHIKAVVTYPGFAGKGLIEQHRMVYATLKDELKEEIHALALETRSE from the coding sequence ATGACAATCCCTGAAATCCAAAAGAAAATTGAAGATGGCCTTCCCGGCTGCAGAGTGGAAATTTTAGATCCGTACCGAGATGGCGTGCATATCAAAGCGGTGGTAACCTATCCAGGTTTCGCAGGCAAAGGTCTGATCGAACAACATCGTATGGTCTATGCCACTTTAAAAGATGAATTAAAAGAAGAAATCCATGCATTGGCATTGGAAACTAGGAGCGAATAA
- a CDS encoding iron-sulfur cluster assembly scaffold protein — protein MSQESNLEDFLRWKSFAVWEKPKGDHRVVKGLNPLCGDEIFIYYRLEKDHSIQILGLGGESCSICSAAAGLLFKNKSVLEWKALPSYLQERKNFLDGVESRLFEDPEEISFFRTLRTHPGRYRCGLLPWQTLVKLSEEMI, from the coding sequence GTGTCGCAAGAAAGTAACTTAGAGGATTTCCTGCGTTGGAAGTCCTTTGCTGTTTGGGAAAAACCAAAGGGAGACCATAGAGTGGTTAAGGGACTGAATCCACTTTGTGGGGATGAAATTTTTATCTACTACCGATTAGAAAAAGACCATTCGATTCAGATTTTAGGACTTGGTGGTGAGTCTTGTTCTATTTGTTCTGCAGCAGCAGGACTTCTCTTTAAAAATAAATCAGTGCTAGAGTGGAAGGCTCTTCCGTCTTACTTGCAAGAGAGAAAAAATTTTTTAGATGGGGTGGAATCTCGCTTGTTTGAAGATCCAGAAGAGATATCCTTTTTTAGAACCCTAAGAACACATCCTGGTCGTTATCGTTGTGGGCTTTTGCCCTGGCAAACCCTAGTAAAATTGAGTGAGGAAATGATATGA
- the ggt gene encoding gamma-glutamyltransferase: MNLIIRTNYWLVLLLFFNGCESLPFLQDSFPSKPQANLTVPQIEGASEKRDRYEFTGKEIIISSDHPLASQAGMEVWKQGGNVVDVFAAASFAISVLRPHSTGLFGGGFAVVYLPAKGKWAYDFRERSPKKGVASFYLKEDGSVILEKTLKGPYSAGVPGTVQGILQIQKQHGKLPLGAILAPAIRYAINGFSVYGDLAAAIVKTWPQMNPAMQKVFGIDNRTIREGELLIQEDLAKTLERIIENAEKEFSDGETIQLVSNYYSEFQEFITPDDFKNYQVKVSEPLVSSVWGHTILTMPPPSSGVHLVTMMHLYAEMQNRNTFPKGDVGEMIRITEAMRVAYRDRAEIGGDPLFTNIPVSKLVSNAYAKEETNEIERKVVSGSWPTPKEEVKKPESYNTTHISILDREGNAVSTTQSVNGIFGSGHMVPGTGLVLNNTMDDFAVAPGVPNLYGLVGSKANAIEPGKTPLSSMSPSILLDASGKTKMVIGAPGGSQIPTSIFNTLYRYLIQKRDLYESVSYPRIHHQFMPDRIFLDPEIKDSYPQSELPFYQVQYSRHRAKVFAVTREGDRLIGVSDPKGEGVPLGF; encoded by the coding sequence TTGAATTTGATCATCCGAACTAACTATTGGTTGGTTCTTCTCTTATTCTTTAACGGTTGTGAGTCGCTCCCCTTCCTTCAAGACTCATTTCCATCTAAACCACAAGCAAACTTAACTGTACCTCAAATCGAAGGTGCTTCTGAGAAACGGGACAGGTATGAATTTACTGGAAAAGAAATCATCATATCCTCTGACCATCCACTGGCATCCCAAGCGGGGATGGAGGTTTGGAAACAAGGGGGAAATGTGGTGGATGTATTTGCCGCAGCCAGTTTTGCCATCTCTGTCCTTCGTCCCCATTCCACAGGACTTTTCGGCGGCGGATTTGCAGTCGTGTATTTGCCAGCGAAGGGAAAGTGGGCTTACGACTTTCGGGAACGATCTCCCAAAAAAGGAGTAGCCTCTTTTTACTTAAAAGAAGATGGCTCTGTCATTTTGGAGAAAACTCTAAAAGGGCCTTACAGTGCTGGTGTTCCGGGAACAGTCCAAGGGATTTTACAAATCCAAAAACAACATGGAAAATTACCGCTCGGTGCCATCCTTGCACCTGCGATTCGTTATGCGATAAATGGTTTTTCTGTTTATGGGGATTTAGCGGCCGCGATTGTAAAAACTTGGCCACAGATGAATCCGGCCATGCAAAAAGTATTTGGGATCGATAACCGCACCATCCGAGAAGGAGAGCTTCTGATTCAAGAGGATCTTGCTAAAACCTTGGAACGTATCATAGAAAATGCGGAAAAAGAATTTTCGGATGGGGAAACGATTCAGTTGGTTTCTAACTACTATTCCGAATTTCAGGAATTTATCACTCCAGATGATTTTAAAAATTACCAAGTGAAGGTAAGTGAACCTTTGGTGAGTTCTGTTTGGGGTCATACCATTCTGACTATGCCTCCTCCGAGTTCTGGCGTCCATCTTGTGACAATGATGCATTTGTATGCCGAAATGCAAAATCGGAATACATTTCCGAAAGGGGATGTGGGTGAAATGATTCGTATTACGGAAGCTATGCGAGTCGCATACCGGGACCGAGCAGAGATTGGCGGCGATCCTCTATTTACAAACATTCCCGTTTCAAAACTTGTTTCGAATGCTTATGCAAAAGAAGAAACAAACGAAATTGAAAGGAAAGTGGTTTCTGGAAGTTGGCCAACACCCAAAGAGGAAGTCAAAAAACCAGAATCGTACAATACCACCCATATCTCCATTCTTGATCGAGAGGGAAATGCAGTTTCGACTACGCAGTCAGTGAATGGGATTTTTGGATCAGGTCATATGGTTCCCGGAACGGGTCTTGTACTCAACAATACCATGGACGACTTTGCCGTTGCGCCAGGAGTGCCAAACCTATACGGTCTTGTTGGTTCGAAGGCCAATGCCATTGAACCTGGCAAAACTCCTCTTTCTAGTATGAGCCCAAGCATCCTTCTCGATGCTTCGGGAAAAACAAAGATGGTGATCGGTGCTCCCGGTGGTTCCCAGATTCCCACTTCCATCTTTAATACTCTCTACCGGTATTTGATCCAAAAGAGAGATCTTTATGAAAGTGTATCCTACCCACGAATCCACCACCAATTTATGCCTGATCGGATTTTTTTGGATCCAGAAATAAAAGACAGTTATCCTCAGTCAGAATTACCCTTTTATCAAGTCCAATATAGTAGGCATCGTGCTAAAGTATTTGCCGTGACGAGAGAGGGAGACCGCCTAATCGGTGTGTCTGATCCCAAAGGGGAAGGAGTCCCTTTAGGTTTTTAA
- a CDS encoding SufD family Fe-S cluster assembly protein, whose product MNSSLTRNRLVLSKERTKEFRKSILEIWKKLEIPTDSHESWRKFPLASVDWKELQFDPKAISINTNDEVSDEPSLPEEIVDGILSDIIKYIPKDYFAYLSLFAAESYELILVEEGESDFLFQEMGDAPKFPVRIFYLKSGKTAKIQNRLEHIHETDALHMSSSLDFYITEEASFLEILDRESSDLDLYRFRSVAILSRSDSQVKFHHFPIGGFRSKLFLHAHLLGKGAEVIVDGVSALGGRNLKDLEMEMYHHADHTTSKISYKAIVTDKSHHIFTGNLIIPPNLKKVIAHQESFNLSLNKKARAEANPKLEVLAEDVSCTHGATVGDIDEEQYFYLLSRGLTPAESKSLLVTAFYGETIHSIGFSEEVKLSLESQIREILVGGK is encoded by the coding sequence ATGAATTCCTCACTCACGAGAAATCGATTGGTTCTCTCGAAAGAACGAACAAAAGAATTTCGTAAATCCATCTTAGAAATTTGGAAAAAGTTAGAAATTCCTACAGACTCCCATGAGTCTTGGAGAAAGTTTCCCTTGGCTTCCGTGGATTGGAAGGAATTACAGTTTGATCCGAAAGCAATTTCTATAAATACTAACGACGAAGTTTCAGACGAACCTTCGTTACCTGAAGAGATAGTCGATGGGATTCTTTCTGATATTATAAAATACATTCCTAAGGATTATTTTGCTTATTTGAGTTTGTTTGCCGCAGAAAGTTATGAACTCATTCTTGTAGAGGAAGGGGAAAGTGATTTTCTATTTCAGGAAATGGGAGATGCTCCTAAATTTCCTGTTCGTATCTTCTATTTGAAGTCGGGTAAAACTGCAAAAATCCAAAATCGATTGGAACACATTCACGAAACAGATGCCCTCCATATGTCTTCCTCTTTGGATTTTTATATTACAGAAGAGGCTTCTTTTTTAGAAATTTTGGATAGAGAATCCAGTGATTTAGATTTATATAGGTTTCGTAGTGTAGCCATTCTTTCTCGATCTGATTCCCAAGTAAAATTTCACCATTTTCCTATAGGTGGATTTCGTTCAAAATTGTTTTTACATGCCCACTTACTTGGGAAAGGTGCGGAAGTGATTGTGGATGGGGTTTCTGCTCTCGGGGGAAGGAACCTAAAAGATTTGGAGATGGAGATGTACCACCATGCTGACCATACCACAAGTAAAATCAGTTATAAGGCGATTGTCACCGATAAATCCCACCATATTTTTACTGGAAATTTAATTATCCCACCAAACTTAAAAAAGGTTATAGCCCACCAAGAGTCTTTTAACCTTTCTTTAAATAAAAAAGCAAGAGCAGAAGCAAATCCCAAATTGGAAGTGCTTGCTGAAGATGTATCATGCACTCACGGAGCCACTGTGGGGGACATTGATGAAGAACAGTATTTTTATCTTCTTTCCCGCGGTCTAACACCTGCAGAGTCCAAGTCTTTACTTGTGACTGCTTTTTACGGAGAGACCATCCACTCGATTGGTTTTTCTGAAGAAGTGAAACTGTCTTTGGAATCTCAAATCAGAGAGATTCTAGTAGGAGGCAAATAG
- a CDS encoding cysteine desulfurase produces the protein MSLDPYQIRKDFPILSRILPNGKPLVYLDNGASSQKPKSVIDATNDYYANDNANIHRGVYYLSQHATELFERTRIKTSHFFQAQCAKAIIFTRGTTDSINLVAQAWGRTNIGEGDEIVLSVQEHHSNLVPWQMLALEKKAFLKFIPIQEDTTYDLSNLNQIITKRTKLVALSQMSNVTGTIHDLTKIIDRVRQVGAKILVDGAQAACHMPIHLVDMDVDFYAFSAHKMLGPTGVGVLFGKEEILEAMPPWLGGGDMIESVELESSTYAALPAKLEAGTPNIAGVIGFSHALDYLQKVGMKNIKEHERMLTEYALERLNRIGGLQIYGTEDLDKRGGVVSFTMDGIHPHDVGSILDEEGVAIRVGHHCCQPLMKQLSIPGTCRASFYLYNTKEDIDALVHSIDKVKSIFGRVARK, from the coding sequence ATGAGTTTAGATCCCTACCAAATCAGAAAAGACTTTCCAATCCTTTCTCGGATTTTACCCAACGGAAAACCTTTGGTTTATTTGGATAATGGGGCATCCTCCCAAAAACCGAAATCGGTGATTGATGCCACGAACGACTATTATGCTAATGATAATGCCAATATCCACAGAGGGGTGTATTATCTCTCCCAACATGCCACTGAACTTTTTGAACGAACCAGGATCAAAACTTCTCATTTTTTCCAGGCGCAATGTGCTAAGGCGATTATTTTTACGCGTGGGACAACGGATTCCATAAACCTCGTGGCACAAGCCTGGGGGAGAACCAATATTGGGGAAGGGGATGAGATTGTATTATCGGTTCAAGAACACCATTCCAATTTAGTACCTTGGCAGATGTTGGCCTTAGAGAAAAAAGCCTTTTTAAAATTCATTCCAATCCAAGAAGACACCACTTACGACTTATCCAACTTAAATCAAATCATCACCAAAAGAACAAAACTTGTGGCCTTAAGCCAAATGTCGAATGTGACGGGAACCATCCATGACCTAACAAAGATTATCGACCGTGTTCGCCAAGTAGGAGCCAAAATTTTGGTCGATGGAGCGCAAGCGGCTTGTCATATGCCCATTCATTTGGTGGATATGGATGTAGATTTTTATGCATTTTCTGCGCATAAGATGCTTGGACCCACAGGAGTCGGAGTTCTTTTTGGAAAGGAAGAAATTCTAGAAGCGATGCCCCCTTGGCTTGGCGGTGGGGACATGATTGAATCTGTGGAACTAGAAAGTTCGACGTATGCGGCTCTCCCTGCCAAACTCGAAGCAGGCACTCCCAATATCGCAGGAGTCATAGGATTTAGTCATGCTTTGGATTATTTGCAAAAAGTAGGAATGAAGAATATCAAAGAACACGAACGGATGTTAACCGAATATGCATTGGAAAGGTTGAACCGGATTGGTGGACTTCAGATTTATGGAACTGAGGATTTAGACAAAAGGGGAGGAGTTGTATCCTTTACTATGGACGGAATCCATCCCCATGATGTTGGTTCCATCTTAGATGAAGAAGGTGTGGCGATTCGAGTGGGCCACCACTGTTGCCAACCACTGATGAAACAATTGTCCATTCCGGGAACTTGTCGTGCCTCCTTCTATCTTTATAATACCAAAGAAGATATCGATGCCCTGGTTCATTCGATTGATAAAGTAAAATCAATATTCGGTCGTGTCGCAAGAAAGTAA
- the sufC gene encoding Fe-S cluster assembly ATPase SufC produces MSAILEIKSLHANVGDKTILRGVNLTIGPGEVHAIMGPNGSGKSTLSNVILGHPKYTITSGDILFRGESILNKSTDERARLGIFLSFQYPTALPGVTIGNFLKSILKAHRGKDVPVKEFKQELKQSMDLLEVPQSFIGRYVNDGFSGGEKKRAEILQMSLLKPVLSILDETDSGLDIDALRIVSEGINSNRNPERSILLITHYQRMLNYIVPDFVHVFADGRILETGGKDLSLKLEEVGYDWILEREGVK; encoded by the coding sequence TTGTCCGCTATTCTCGAAATCAAATCTCTACACGCCAATGTAGGGGACAAAACGATCCTCCGAGGGGTAAATCTCACCATCGGCCCCGGCGAAGTTCATGCCATTATGGGACCCAATGGATCTGGAAAGAGTACTCTTTCCAACGTCATTCTCGGCCATCCGAAATACACGATTACTTCGGGTGACATCCTCTTTCGGGGAGAATCCATTTTAAATAAATCGACGGATGAAAGGGCAAGGCTCGGAATCTTTTTATCCTTCCAATACCCAACGGCTCTTCCAGGAGTTACCATTGGAAATTTTTTAAAGTCCATTCTGAAAGCCCATAGGGGAAAGGACGTTCCGGTCAAAGAATTCAAACAAGAACTAAAACAATCCATGGACCTTCTTGAAGTGCCTCAGTCGTTTATCGGTCGTTATGTGAACGATGGGTTTTCCGGTGGGGAAAAAAAACGGGCAGAAATTTTACAAATGAGTTTACTCAAACCGGTTCTCTCCATTTTGGATGAGACCGATTCTGGACTCGATATTGATGCTTTACGAATTGTTTCGGAAGGAATTAATTCCAACAGAAATCCAGAACGTTCTATTTTACTCATCACTCACTACCAACGTATGTTGAACTATATAGTTCCTGATTTTGTACACGTGTTTGCTGATGGTAGAATTTTAGAAACTGGTGGCAAAGACCTCTCCTTAAAATTAGAAGAAGTGGGTTACGACTGGATTTTGGAGAGAGAAGGAGTCAAATGA